ACCCAATTAACTGAATAATGCTAGTACATACAGGCTTACTTGTTAGTACTGGCATTATTTTTTTATAGAAATCCAGAATAAAAATCTACTGTTTGGTAAAATCGCTGACATCAACTCATCTTATATAATACATAAATACTGAAATACTTACACAAGAGCTAGATTTCAAACTTTTTTGACATAATTACCCTACGGGTTGGGAATTACCGTTGCCAACTTCATCTGACGGTTATAATTCAAAATCAAGACTGAATGTTTCGCCATCAGGATCTTCTAGTTTTTGGTCTGTAGATGGTTGGGGAATTGGCTGCTGGAGTCTATTTTCGTTAGTAGTAAGCGGCGTGAAAGCTACTTGTTGTGTGGCTAATCCAGCCTTTATGAAAACAAAATAGCAATCAATAATAAAATAAAGCGTCTCCAGGTAACTTTTACCTAGTTGTTGGGACTCTGCAAATATGCGTTCTCGGTAGTTTTCTTTGAGCCGAATTTTTACCGGAGCTAAGTCTTGTTTATCTGTCATTGTTATAACTTCACTTCCCAGATGTGTTTGGTGAATTCTTGCTCGTAATGGTTTTTGCCATTTCTAGAAGCCCAAAAACATTAGCTTCTACCGGATTATCCAGAATTTTGAAACCGTTCTTCTCTAATAGCTTCTTAAATCCTGGTAACAGACAGCCTCCACCTATCGCCCAGATTTCATCCCCTTGGTGCTTGGCATCAAGTGTCATATTCACCACTTTCTTCAAGTATTTTTCATACCAATCTTTCAAACTTGCGCTGTAGACATCTTTTATATCGATGTCACGACTGTACTTGGTATGTCCCATTTCCAGGCAAAATCGGATTTTGGATGGGTCTCCGATTTTTCCCCCATTTAGATGTTTCATTTTTTGGGAAATATCATCAATGAGAACTTCTACACCGATGGGGTAGGCGGTGTGAACTTCTCGTTGACCCCGGTTGTAACGAGAATACAGGGTTGTTCCATTGCCAAAGTCTAAAATGGTTAATTTTTTGGGTAGTGGATGCCCAAACAATGCACCCATACCCTCTAGTACAACTTTCAGCACTTCTACTTTTACTTCTGATTGCTTGCCAGCAAGTATTGGCTGATATTCTCCATTGAGTACTTTTTGTAATTCGTTAGCCAGACCAACATCATGTAAGCTGACAACTAATTTTAAGTGCCAAGCCTTACGGTGTGCTAGATGTGCCAATGCACCCAATAATGTCAACAACGCATTATTGACTTTATTTTCATTATTGTCTGTGTTCCGGTCAAAATGATAACCTGTACGGAAAGCTGATTCTCCAACTGTATAGGCACTACCGTTAAAAACTACCCTCCCTGGTACATCTTCCATGTCGGCTGTGGAAATATAGCTGGGGACACGAACAACTTCAAACCCTTCGACTAAAAGTTTGAGACTTCCGTAACCGTTATCAAAGCCAGCAGGAAAAATTTTTTGCGAGGCGTGAATGTTTGACATAGGGATCAAGTCAATACGTTTTGATTTTTGAAAGTTATCTGTTCAGATTATCTAGGGGAGCAGGAAAGCAGGGGAGAGAAGAATAACTTGCTATGAGTCTTTCCCCAGAACTCTACCCCTTCCTTCTCTAACCTCAAGAGCTTATCATAACCCCTTGGGGGCTAAGTGGGGTACATTTGGACTAACGACACTTTATACCCCACTTAGCCCCCAAGAATACCCCATATAGGTGTCAAATTCTCATCAAAGTTCTAATCTATTTTTGGGGTACATATAGCCCCCATATAGCCCCCATCAGCAATTTTTGAAATCTTTTCTATCAACGCAGTAGAAATTAACTTACAAAAAAATAGAGAAGAAGGAATAAAAAACTTTAGTTGTGGATCTAAGCCCACTTAAAAAAATATTTATTCCGAGACGCATAGCGCGAAATACAAAGCGTCCTTGCTTCAATCCCGCGTTTCAAAACGTTGGTTCCTTACACCCTCTAAAATGGTTGACTGTTTGATTTATACTCTACTGTCAATGTCTTTGTTATTAAATTAGCTTCCCGCCAGATGTCTAGCCCTAGCTCTGATACAGATGGAATTTATCTACGAGAAATTGGTCGCTTTCCGAGGCTATTGCCAGAGTAAGAGATTGTTTACACAAGAATTGTAAGGTACGCTCTGCTCATGGACAAGGAATGAAAGCTTTACGACCTGAGCAAGAGCAAATTAAAGATTATTTGGTTTCTTGAAAATTATTTATGTCAAAGGAGAAAGAATCACTGTTGTAGAAAACACTTCTCCCGTACACACTCTAATAGCAGTTTGCTCAGAGTTGGGGCATTGAACTTTAACTTGGATGATTGAAGTCCCTCCATTATATTCTCCAACTACAGGCTCACCCGTAAACTCACAAAGTATCCTCTCTTGGCAGTGTCAGCACTCAAATATAATTCGGCTCACTGCTTTGTCGCAGTATAG
This window of the Nostoc sp. C052 genome carries:
- a CDS encoding ParM/StbA family protein; the encoded protein is MSNIHASQKIFPAGFDNGYGSLKLLVEGFEVVRVPSYISTADMEDVPGRVVFNGSAYTVGESAFRTGYHFDRNTDNNENKVNNALLTLLGALAHLAHRKAWHLKLVVSLHDVGLANELQKVLNGEYQPILAGKQSEVKVEVLKVVLEGMGALFGHPLPKKLTILDFGNGTTLYSRYNRGQREVHTAYPIGVEVLIDDISQKMKHLNGGKIGDPSKIRFCLEMGHTKYSRDIDIKDVYSASLKDWYEKYLKKVVNMTLDAKHQGDEIWAIGGGCLLPGFKKLLEKNGFKILDNPVEANVFGLLEMAKTITSKNSPNTSGK